Proteins encoded within one genomic window of Panicum virgatum strain AP13 chromosome 1N, P.virgatum_v5, whole genome shotgun sequence:
- the LOC120655323 gene encoding arabinogalactan protein 16-like, which yields MAAARAPLGAVAVAALVVAIFMPAAAAQGPAPAPTSDGTSIDLGIAYVLMLVALVLTYLIHPLDASSPYKLF from the exons ATGGCCGCGGCGAGGGCTCCGCTCGGGGCGGTCGCGGTGGCCGCGCTCGTCGTCGCCATCTTcatgccggccgcggcggcgcaagggCCGGCGCCGGCTCCCACCAGCGACG GCACATCAATCGACCTGGGAATCGCGTACGTCTTGATGCTGGTGGCCCTGGTGCTCACCTACCTGATCCACCCGCTGGACGCCTCCTCTCCCTACAAGCTCTTCTAA